A single region of the Arthrobacter sp. zg-Y20 genome encodes:
- a CDS encoding carbohydrate ABC transporter permease, with product MTAVPTTDTRPTAAAATVRPARTRRRPRFGADAVALAIAACVAFPLFWMVLSALKPRTALDAGDSAPYTLEPSLDSFGRVLSVNNFGQYFLNSVIVALAVVVISTILAFLAAVALTRYSFKLRTKLLIIILVAQMVPVEALTIPLFFLLRNAGEAIPLVGLNHLGSLVLVHVGFSIPFAIWMLRGFVAAVPVEIEEAARIDGAGSFRFVRSILFPLVAPGVVACSVFSFISTWNDFLFAKTFIISAQENQTLPMALLTFFKPDQNDWGAIMAGSVIMTIPVLIFFIAVQRRLVSGLAGAVKG from the coding sequence GTGACCGCCGTTCCCACTACCGACACACGGCCCACCGCAGCAGCGGCCACAGTGCGTCCCGCCCGAACACGCCGCCGGCCGCGTTTCGGTGCCGATGCAGTTGCGCTGGCGATAGCCGCCTGCGTGGCTTTTCCGCTTTTCTGGATGGTGCTCTCCGCATTGAAACCGCGGACCGCACTGGATGCGGGCGATTCCGCGCCCTACACGCTGGAACCGTCCCTGGACTCGTTCGGCAGGGTGTTGTCCGTCAACAACTTCGGCCAGTACTTCCTGAACAGCGTGATTGTGGCACTGGCGGTGGTGGTTATTTCCACGATCCTGGCGTTCCTGGCCGCCGTCGCCCTGACCCGCTACAGCTTCAAGCTGCGCACAAAACTGCTGATTATCATCCTGGTGGCCCAAATGGTCCCGGTGGAAGCACTGACCATTCCGCTGTTTTTCCTGCTGCGCAATGCGGGTGAAGCAATTCCCCTGGTCGGGTTGAACCACCTGGGCTCCCTGGTCCTCGTGCACGTTGGCTTCAGCATTCCCTTTGCCATCTGGATGCTGCGCGGATTCGTGGCTGCGGTGCCGGTGGAAATCGAAGAAGCCGCCCGGATCGACGGCGCCGGCAGCTTCCGCTTCGTGCGCTCCATCCTTTTCCCGCTGGTAGCGCCGGGCGTGGTGGCCTGTTCCGTGTTCTCCTTTATCTCCACCTGGAACGACTTCCTGTTCGCCAAAACCTTCATCATTTCCGCGCAGGAGAACCAAACGCTGCCCATGGCCCTGCTGACCTTCTTCAAACCCGACCAGAATGACTGGGGCGCCATCATGGCCGGTTCCGTGATCATGACCATTCCGGTGCTGATCTTCTTTATAGCCGTGCAACGCAGGCTGGTATCCGGTCTTGCCGGGGCAGTGAAGGGCTGA
- a CDS encoding D-aminoacylase gives MSILISNATLVDGTGNERRAADVVVEGTAIAAVTAAGEADPSAPGTERVIDASGLVLAPGFIDMHAHSDLQLLAEPGHYAKLSQGVTTELLGQDGLSYAPVDTPTLEGIRQKIAGWNDDPQGFAYDWRSVGEYLDRLDAAGPCGRIATNAAYLVPQGTVRAMVMGFAEGTPTAAQMEQMEDAVRTGLAEGAVGMSSGLTYTPGMYADTEELAALCRVVAEHGGFYAPHHRSYGKNALAAYAEMIGLCRDSGCALHLSHATMNFAENKGRAGELLALIDEALDDGVDITLDTYPYLPGATTLSAILPSWASSGGTAQTLQRLADPASLERIRKDVEVNGSDGCHGVVAEWDTLEISGVRNPALGGFVGRTIAAIAAESDTAPFDVFVHILRADSLGTGILQHVGHEENVRTIMTHRSHTGGSDGILVGDKPHPRSWGTFPRYLSRYCRELGLLTLEETVHHLTGRPAARLKLDRRGLVRPGWAADLVLFDPRTIADRATFDQPRQPAAGIPYVFVNGTAAIDGGKPTGARAGRALRRHPDGKTRIGKTSI, from the coding sequence ATGAGCATCCTCATCAGCAACGCAACCCTGGTGGACGGCACGGGCAATGAGCGCCGTGCCGCCGACGTCGTGGTGGAGGGAACCGCAATTGCCGCGGTCACAGCTGCCGGCGAAGCGGACCCTTCAGCCCCCGGCACCGAGCGGGTTATTGACGCTTCCGGGCTGGTCCTGGCTCCGGGGTTCATCGACATGCACGCCCATTCCGACCTCCAGCTGCTCGCGGAGCCGGGCCACTACGCCAAGCTCAGCCAAGGGGTAACCACTGAGCTGCTGGGACAGGACGGACTGTCCTACGCTCCCGTGGACACTCCAACCCTGGAGGGCATCCGCCAGAAGATTGCAGGGTGGAACGACGACCCGCAGGGATTTGCCTACGACTGGCGCAGTGTCGGTGAGTATCTGGACCGTCTTGACGCTGCCGGTCCATGCGGCCGCATAGCCACGAACGCCGCGTACCTGGTCCCGCAGGGCACGGTCCGGGCAATGGTGATGGGTTTTGCGGAGGGCACACCAACCGCTGCACAGATGGAGCAGATGGAGGACGCCGTACGCACCGGGCTGGCGGAGGGGGCCGTGGGAATGTCCTCGGGCCTGACATACACGCCCGGAATGTACGCCGACACCGAGGAACTGGCGGCCCTGTGCCGGGTGGTAGCTGAGCACGGCGGCTTTTATGCTCCGCATCACCGGTCCTACGGGAAAAATGCACTCGCTGCCTACGCCGAGATGATCGGCCTGTGCCGGGACAGCGGGTGCGCGCTCCACCTCTCCCACGCCACCATGAACTTTGCCGAAAACAAGGGGCGTGCCGGTGAACTCCTGGCATTGATCGACGAGGCGCTTGACGACGGCGTCGACATCACGTTGGACACGTATCCCTACCTGCCGGGCGCTACGACGCTTTCGGCGATCCTTCCCAGTTGGGCGTCATCGGGCGGGACGGCGCAAACCCTGCAGCGGCTGGCGGACCCGGCGAGCCTGGAACGCATCCGCAAGGATGTGGAAGTCAACGGGTCCGACGGATGCCACGGAGTGGTGGCGGAATGGGACACGCTGGAAATCAGCGGCGTCCGCAACCCGGCTCTGGGCGGTTTTGTGGGGCGGACCATCGCCGCCATCGCTGCAGAGAGCGATACAGCACCTTTCGACGTTTTCGTGCACATCCTGCGCGCGGACAGCTTGGGTACCGGCATCCTCCAGCATGTGGGACACGAGGAGAACGTCCGGACCATCATGACCCACCGCTCCCACACGGGCGGCAGCGACGGCATCCTGGTGGGGGACAAGCCCCATCCCCGGTCATGGGGCACTTTCCCCCGTTACCTTTCCCGTTATTGCAGGGAATTGGGGCTATTGACGCTCGAAGAGACCGTCCACCACCTCACCGGCCGTCCTGCTGCCCGGTTGAAGCTGGACCGCCGGGGGCTTGTCCGCCCCGGCTGGGCCGCCGACCTGGTGTTATTTGACCCCCGGACCATTGCGGACCGGGCCACTTTCGACCAGCCGCGCCAGCCGGCTGCCGGCATCCCCTATGTATTCGTCAACGGCACCGCGGCGATTGACGGCGGAAAGCCGACCGGTGCCCGTGCCGGCCGTGCCCTCCGCCGCCATCCCGACGGCAAAACCCGGATTGGAAAAACAAGCATATGA
- a CDS encoding bifunctional 4-hydroxy-2-oxoglutarate aldolase/2-dehydro-3-deoxy-phosphogluconate aldolase, with product MTPEEFTRQLREDATLAVVRAPGIPDPAALCTALVAGGIRTVELTYTIPDALKHLRTAVDAALDHGALVGMGTVLTADQARAAIDAGAGFLVTPGLRPEVAAVAAEAGIPFSLGAMTPTEVAQAVDLGATAVKIFPARQLGPAYLKDLQGPYPGIALLPSGGIDAGNASDYLRAGAIAVCCGTSVVPPAAVAAGDWTDIQVRAAGFTGTLR from the coding sequence ATGACCCCGGAAGAATTCACCCGCCAGCTCCGCGAGGACGCCACCTTGGCCGTGGTCAGGGCTCCCGGCATCCCCGACCCGGCGGCGCTGTGCACCGCGCTGGTCGCGGGAGGCATCCGCACCGTGGAACTCACCTACACCATCCCGGACGCGCTCAAGCACCTGCGCACGGCGGTGGACGCCGCCCTCGACCATGGTGCCCTGGTGGGCATGGGCACGGTGCTGACGGCAGACCAGGCCCGTGCTGCCATTGACGCCGGGGCGGGTTTCCTGGTGACTCCCGGACTGCGGCCGGAGGTTGCCGCCGTCGCAGCCGAGGCGGGCATTCCCTTCAGCCTTGGCGCCATGACGCCCACGGAAGTGGCGCAGGCGGTGGACCTGGGCGCTACCGCCGTCAAGATCTTCCCCGCCCGGCAGCTGGGGCCCGCGTACCTGAAGGATCTCCAGGGCCCGTATCCGGGTATTGCGCTGCTTCCCTCCGGCGGCATCGACGCCGGCAATGCTTCCGATTACCTCCGTGCCGGGGCCATTGCCGTGTGCTGCGGGACCAGTGTCGTCCCACCGGCTGCAGTGGCTGCCGGTGACTGGACGGACATCCAGGTCCGTGCAGCCGGTTTCACCGGCACACTCCGCTAG
- a CDS encoding sugar ABC transporter permease has translation MSAVLPVLPKTPPAGGGRSSGRRRAMNRSRLEPWLYLAPALLVLAALLAYPIFQLVNVSLYDYGQAQVSGNAPLRFTGLENYRKLFADRQFWTVLGNTVVFAAACVVLTLAVGGALAVLATRLRPWVRSVLFIVSLGAWATPAVTGSAVWLFLFDPTLGLINKLLVSVGFDGFAGHSWTYDKWSGFGLVASEVVWCSFPFVLVTIYAGIQAIPAELVEAATLDGASMPRIARSIMLPMLRPVVIIVTIQSIIWNFKIFSQIYIMTGGGGIAGQNLVLNVYGYQQAFAASLYGLGSALGVIMTVLLMVVTLVYLRLLRKSGEVL, from the coding sequence ATGAGCGCGGTTCTGCCGGTTCTGCCCAAGACCCCGCCCGCCGGCGGCGGCCGCAGCAGCGGCCGCCGCCGGGCCATGAACCGCAGCCGGCTGGAACCGTGGCTTTATCTGGCCCCGGCGCTGCTGGTGCTCGCTGCCCTGCTGGCATACCCGATTTTCCAGCTGGTAAATGTCTCGCTGTATGACTACGGCCAGGCGCAGGTAAGCGGAAATGCACCCCTGCGGTTCACCGGCCTGGAAAACTACCGGAAGCTGTTTGCCGACCGGCAGTTCTGGACCGTCCTGGGCAACACCGTGGTTTTCGCGGCGGCATGCGTAGTCCTTACCCTCGCGGTGGGAGGTGCCCTTGCCGTCCTGGCCACCCGCCTGCGGCCATGGGTCCGCTCGGTACTGTTTATTGTGTCGCTCGGCGCATGGGCCACCCCCGCAGTGACCGGAAGTGCGGTATGGCTTTTCCTCTTTGACCCGACGCTGGGCCTGATCAACAAGCTCTTGGTCTCCGTGGGGTTTGACGGGTTCGCAGGCCATTCATGGACGTATGACAAATGGTCGGGATTCGGCCTGGTAGCCAGCGAAGTTGTCTGGTGTTCCTTTCCGTTTGTGCTCGTGACCATCTACGCCGGCATCCAGGCGATCCCTGCGGAATTGGTGGAGGCCGCCACCCTTGACGGAGCGTCCATGCCCCGGATTGCCCGGAGCATCATGCTGCCCATGCTGCGTCCAGTGGTCATCATCGTGACAATCCAGTCGATTATCTGGAATTTCAAAATCTTCTCGCAGATCTACATCATGACCGGGGGCGGCGGCATAGCCGGGCAGAACCTTGTGCTCAACGTCTACGGCTATCAGCAGGCCTTCGCCGCGAGCCTGTACGGGCTCGGGTCAGCCTTGGGGGTCATCATGACCGTCCTGTTGATGGTGGTTACCCTGGTTTATCTGCGTCTTCTACGGAAGTCAGGTGAGGTCCTGTGA
- a CDS encoding IclR family transcriptional regulator yields MSQSLMRAMDLLGELAEQPATLDELASRATVHKTTIMRLLHAMEERRFVVRDKEQRFRLGPKFFELSSLALEQRDIRAVARPHLADLNARTGHTVHLAAFEGNDVIYIDKFESHHPVRMYSRIGLTAALHSAAVAKVLLADLPRAEQEHIAAGLDYVRFTPNTLAGPEALLAELEQVKAQGWAHDNAEHESFVHCIAAPIRDGRGNAVAAASFSVPIVMLSYEGLLGMLPQLQACTEAISSDLGWINPRKDNHE; encoded by the coding sequence GTGAGCCAAAGCCTTATGCGGGCCATGGACCTGCTGGGCGAGCTTGCCGAGCAGCCTGCAACCCTGGACGAACTGGCATCCCGGGCCACCGTGCACAAAACCACCATCATGCGCCTGCTGCATGCAATGGAAGAGCGGCGTTTCGTGGTCCGCGACAAGGAGCAGCGTTTCCGGCTGGGACCCAAGTTCTTTGAACTGTCCTCGCTGGCACTGGAGCAACGCGACATCCGCGCCGTCGCACGTCCGCACCTGGCCGACCTGAACGCCCGCACCGGACACACGGTCCACCTGGCCGCCTTCGAGGGCAACGACGTCATCTACATCGACAAGTTCGAGTCCCACCATCCGGTCCGGATGTATTCACGGATCGGCCTGACGGCGGCACTGCACTCGGCGGCGGTGGCGAAGGTCCTGCTGGCGGACCTGCCGCGTGCCGAGCAGGAACACATCGCGGCCGGACTGGACTACGTCAGGTTCACGCCGAACACCCTGGCCGGCCCGGAAGCATTGCTGGCCGAACTGGAACAGGTCAAGGCGCAGGGCTGGGCGCATGACAACGCCGAACACGAATCCTTTGTCCACTGCATTGCCGCCCCCATCCGGGACGGCCGGGGAAACGCCGTTGCCGCCGCGTCCTTCTCCGTACCCATAGTCATGCTCAGCTACGAGGGACTTCTCGGTATGCTGCCGCAGCTCCAAGCCTGCACCGAGGCCATTTCGTCGGACCTCGGCTGGATCAACCCCCGAAAGGACAACCATGAGTGA
- a CDS encoding amino acid deaminase, whose amino-acid sequence MSTPIQAPAINADAVSDLQSTVLGWRHKAAPSSSQGRTVKDFLASAPHLSDFHTPLLTLDGTAVQYNMRRLAQWCRDHNVLLAPHGKTTMAPQLWARQLEEGAWGITLANLAQLRVARAFGVHRLQLANTLADPEAISWAADEAAAGRPILSWVDSVDSVRNLELILSKRHDGAVLDVLVELGGHGGRTGARSVEAALEVARAAGSSPVLNLVGISGYEGALAHTADAAGLAAVRGYLQQMAHLHAAVLEEGLYTPGAGVILTAGGSAYFDDVVQVLSPLCTPGDANGPAVQLMIRSGAYVIHDDGFYREISPLSRDGGTPLAAGMHGWARVVSRPEPGLAILDAGKRDLPVDEGLPEPQLVGPALGGPMRPLKGRITAVNDQHCFLAVDAGESIRVGDVVRLGLSHPCTALDKWTLIPVLADTDRDGAVVDLIQTFF is encoded by the coding sequence GTGTCAACCCCCATCCAGGCGCCGGCCATTAACGCCGACGCGGTATCAGACCTGCAGTCCACCGTCCTGGGCTGGCGGCACAAGGCAGCCCCCTCAAGCTCGCAGGGCCGCACGGTAAAGGACTTCCTGGCGTCTGCTCCGCACCTTTCGGACTTCCACACCCCGCTGCTCACCCTGGACGGGACAGCCGTGCAGTACAACATGCGCCGGCTTGCCCAGTGGTGCAGGGACCACAATGTGCTGCTGGCGCCGCACGGGAAAACCACCATGGCACCGCAGCTGTGGGCCCGGCAGTTGGAGGAGGGTGCGTGGGGAATCACCCTGGCGAACCTGGCACAGCTGCGCGTGGCACGTGCCTTTGGCGTCCACCGGCTGCAGCTGGCCAACACCCTGGCCGACCCCGAAGCGATCAGCTGGGCCGCGGATGAAGCGGCCGCCGGGCGGCCCATCCTGTCCTGGGTGGACTCCGTGGACAGTGTCCGAAACCTCGAACTGATCCTGTCCAAGCGGCACGACGGTGCCGTATTGGATGTGCTGGTGGAGCTGGGCGGCCATGGCGGGCGGACCGGAGCCCGGAGTGTCGAGGCGGCGCTGGAGGTTGCCAGAGCGGCGGGTTCGTCGCCCGTCCTGAACCTGGTGGGAATTTCCGGGTACGAAGGCGCCTTGGCGCATACCGCCGACGCCGCGGGACTGGCAGCGGTGCGCGGTTACCTGCAGCAGATGGCGCACCTGCACGCTGCCGTGCTGGAGGAGGGGTTGTACACCCCGGGTGCGGGAGTAATCCTCACCGCCGGCGGCAGCGCGTATTTTGACGATGTGGTCCAGGTCCTGTCTCCGCTCTGCACCCCGGGCGATGCCAACGGACCCGCCGTGCAGCTCATGATCCGCAGCGGAGCCTACGTCATCCACGATGACGGGTTTTACCGGGAAATCTCACCGCTTTCCCGCGACGGCGGAACGCCGCTTGCGGCCGGTATGCACGGCTGGGCGCGGGTAGTGTCCCGGCCGGAACCCGGGCTGGCCATTCTCGATGCCGGCAAACGTGATCTCCCGGTGGACGAAGGGTTGCCGGAGCCGCAGCTGGTTGGCCCGGCGCTGGGCGGTCCGATGCGGCCCCTGAAGGGCCGGATCACGGCGGTCAATGACCAGCACTGCTTCCTGGCCGTCGATGCGGGGGAATCGATACGGGTGGGGGACGTGGTCCGGCTGGGGCTGTCCCACCCCTGCACGGCCCTGGACAAATGGACACTCATTCCGGTGCTGGCCGACACGGACCGCGACGGCGCGGTTGTGGACCTCATCCAGACATTCTTTTAG
- a CDS encoding sugar kinase, protein MLSAVCLGESMAMLTPASEQTLEQADVLQVGLGGAESNVAMGLAAMGIETHWIGRVGEDGFGSRILADLRAHSVGTTGVQRDPLRHTGLYVKVPAQEGQSGSGSSMLYYRQDSAASAMGPDLLSDKVVAGLLADARLIHLSGITPALSPDCLELCRAVLSLPRNGRIISFDVNWRPALWHGKDHGVLQELANLADVVLVGSDEAEHAFGTGNEQELRALLPDPEVLVIKNEAFTAVALERSGAREEVPALSVEVLEPVGAGDSFAAGYLSGMLLGLDLKASLRRGHISAACTLTVPGDRGPLPPAPLLTALVGCSDADWGNTSVAAGEIRSPAVDNLASSTISPIPGKADP, encoded by the coding sequence GTGCTTTCAGCCGTATGCCTAGGCGAGTCAATGGCCATGCTGACTCCTGCAAGCGAACAGACACTCGAGCAGGCAGATGTCCTGCAGGTGGGGCTGGGCGGGGCCGAATCCAACGTCGCCATGGGCCTGGCCGCCATGGGCATCGAGACCCACTGGATAGGCCGGGTGGGCGAGGACGGCTTCGGCTCCCGGATCCTGGCGGACCTCCGCGCCCACTCCGTGGGGACAACAGGCGTCCAGCGCGACCCGCTGCGCCACACCGGGCTCTACGTCAAAGTTCCCGCGCAGGAAGGGCAGAGCGGGTCCGGCAGCTCAATGCTGTATTACCGGCAGGACTCCGCAGCCTCTGCCATGGGACCGGACCTGCTCTCGGACAAAGTGGTCGCCGGCCTGCTGGCTGATGCCCGCCTGATCCACCTCAGCGGCATTACGCCCGCCCTCTCCCCCGACTGCCTGGAATTGTGCCGTGCAGTGCTTTCCCTGCCGAGGAACGGCCGCATCATCAGCTTTGACGTCAACTGGCGGCCCGCCCTTTGGCACGGCAAGGACCACGGCGTCCTCCAGGAGCTCGCAAACCTTGCCGATGTGGTCCTGGTCGGCAGTGACGAAGCCGAACACGCCTTCGGGACGGGCAACGAGCAGGAGCTTCGTGCACTCCTCCCGGACCCGGAGGTACTGGTGATCAAGAACGAGGCCTTCACCGCCGTCGCCTTGGAGCGCAGCGGTGCCCGTGAAGAAGTTCCAGCCTTGTCGGTCGAGGTGCTTGAACCCGTGGGGGCAGGTGATTCCTTCGCTGCCGGATACCTGAGCGGGATGCTGCTGGGGCTCGATTTAAAGGCAAGCCTGCGGCGCGGGCACATCAGCGCCGCCTGCACGCTGACCGTTCCCGGCGACCGCGGCCCGCTCCCGCCGGCGCCGCTGCTGACGGCACTCGTCGGGTGCAGCGACGCGGACTGGGGAAACACCTCCGTGGCTGCGGGCGAAATCCGTTCTCCCGCCGTTGATAACCTTGCAAGTTCGACTATTTCCCCAATCCCTGGAAAGGCGGACCCGTGA
- a CDS encoding IclR family transcriptional regulator, whose translation MVVAVDGQEGRNSSASLRKALTLLRVVSELSDNAEGLALNELSQASGLNKSTVLRLAAPLLEENLLDRDHESGRFRLGHGCLQLGQSYVDSLDLRSAANAELRLLMRSVHSTCHLVVLSGEDVVYLDKVEDEATVRMASRVGATMPAYCTAVGKAMLAYSREDVVAPILAKTLHPITPRTITDPEVLRAELAAVRRRGYAIDDRENEPDVRCVAAPIFGHEDTVVAALSVSALSSRMTPRRVREVGQMAVETSLRISAKLGSRRARGRLTAPL comes from the coding sequence ATGGTGGTAGCGGTTGATGGGCAGGAAGGACGGAATTCCTCCGCCTCGCTGCGTAAGGCGCTGACGCTCCTGCGTGTGGTTTCGGAGCTTTCGGACAATGCGGAAGGACTGGCGCTGAATGAACTGAGCCAGGCGTCCGGCCTGAACAAAAGTACTGTCCTGCGCCTGGCCGCGCCGCTGCTCGAAGAGAACCTGCTGGACCGCGACCATGAAAGCGGCCGTTTCCGGTTGGGCCACGGGTGCCTCCAGCTTGGCCAGTCCTACGTGGACAGCCTGGATCTGCGCAGTGCGGCAAATGCCGAGCTGCGGCTCCTGATGCGTTCGGTTCACAGCACCTGCCACTTGGTGGTGCTGTCCGGAGAGGACGTTGTTTACCTGGACAAGGTGGAGGACGAAGCCACCGTCCGCATGGCCTCCCGGGTGGGGGCAACCATGCCGGCGTATTGCACGGCGGTGGGAAAGGCCATGCTGGCCTACAGCCGCGAGGATGTTGTTGCCCCAATCCTTGCGAAGACACTGCACCCCATCACTCCCCGGACCATTACCGATCCGGAGGTCCTTAGGGCGGAACTGGCAGCGGTCCGGCGGCGCGGCTATGCCATTGACGACAGGGAAAACGAACCGGACGTCCGGTGCGTGGCGGCGCCCATTTTCGGACACGAAGACACCGTAGTGGCCGCGCTGAGCGTTTCAGCGCTTTCCTCGCGCATGACACCGCGGCGGGTGCGGGAAGTAGGGCAAATGGCCGTGGAAACCAGCCTGCGGATTTCCGCGAAACTGGGTTCCCGCCGTGCACGCGGGCGCCTGACCGCTCCGCTTTGA
- a CDS encoding beta-N-acetylhexosaminidase: MTAENHTLIPLPRSTEFGGGDLEVGPEATLSADPGLRSVRRWLASALGSATGWELLPAAENPTLELLLDPSLAAEEYRLDIEDRIVIRAAGAAGAFYGAQTLLQLMGPDALRQAPATAGPVTHRVPQGSVADSPRYGYRGVMLDVARHFMPKDNIFRFLDVMALHKLNVLHLHLTDDQGWRMEIRRYPELTRTGAWRRESSRGTWRAGVYDGVPHGGYYTQADLREIVAFAAERHITVIPEIDVPGHSQAAIAAYPELGSGTAVPEVWTRWGINETVLDISEASLDFYRNVLDEVLEVFPAQWISLGGDEVPVVQWERSETARAKARDLGLDGVAGLHSWFVGQLAQHLSRRGRTAAVWDEVGDGGLPDGALVSSWRGFQGGLDALAKGYDVVMCPEQHLYLDHRQAEGDQEPVPVGFLTTLESVYGFEPLLASGAGASSGRLLGAQANIWTEHLDSPRRVQFAAYPRLCALAEVLWSPQDRRNYAGFLQRLAPSHLARLGAMGVEYRPLEGPHPWQQRPGVAGWIRDHADEPAEMGG, encoded by the coding sequence ATGACCGCAGAGAACCATACGCTTATTCCCCTGCCGCGGAGCACGGAGTTTGGGGGCGGGGACCTGGAAGTGGGCCCGGAGGCAACGTTGTCCGCCGACCCCGGACTGCGATCCGTCCGCCGCTGGCTCGCCTCGGCACTGGGATCGGCCACCGGCTGGGAGCTGCTGCCCGCAGCGGAAAATCCCACCCTCGAGCTTCTGCTGGATCCTTCCCTCGCGGCGGAAGAGTACCGGCTGGACATTGAGGACCGGATCGTCATCCGCGCCGCTGGAGCAGCGGGTGCCTTCTACGGCGCCCAGACACTATTGCAGCTGATGGGCCCGGACGCGCTGCGGCAGGCGCCGGCCACGGCGGGGCCGGTTACCCACAGGGTTCCGCAGGGCAGCGTGGCGGACAGCCCCCGCTACGGGTACCGGGGCGTCATGCTCGACGTTGCGCGGCACTTCATGCCCAAGGACAACATTTTCCGTTTCCTGGACGTGATGGCGCTGCACAAACTGAACGTGCTGCACCTGCACCTGACCGATGACCAGGGGTGGCGGATGGAAATCCGCCGCTACCCGGAACTGACCAGGACCGGGGCCTGGCGGCGCGAGTCTTCGCGGGGAACCTGGCGGGCCGGGGTTTACGACGGCGTGCCGCACGGCGGGTACTACACGCAGGCGGATCTGCGGGAAATCGTGGCATTTGCTGCTGAACGCCACATCACGGTCATTCCCGAGATTGACGTTCCCGGCCACAGCCAGGCAGCCATCGCCGCGTATCCGGAGCTGGGATCCGGTACGGCTGTCCCGGAGGTGTGGACGCGGTGGGGCATCAACGAGACGGTTCTGGACATCTCCGAAGCGTCACTGGATTTTTACCGCAACGTGCTTGACGAGGTGTTGGAGGTATTTCCGGCACAGTGGATCAGCCTGGGCGGTGACGAGGTGCCCGTGGTCCAGTGGGAACGAAGCGAAACTGCGCGGGCCAAGGCCCGGGACCTGGGACTGGACGGCGTGGCGGGCCTGCACAGCTGGTTCGTCGGCCAGCTGGCGCAGCACCTGTCCCGGCGGGGGCGCACTGCCGCCGTCTGGGACGAGGTGGGCGACGGCGGCCTGCCCGACGGCGCCCTGGTCAGCTCCTGGCGGGGCTTCCAGGGCGGCCTGGACGCGCTGGCGAAGGGGTATGACGTGGTGATGTGCCCGGAGCAGCACCTATATCTGGACCATCGGCAGGCCGAGGGGGACCAGGAGCCCGTTCCCGTCGGATTCCTGACCACACTGGAATCCGTCTACGGGTTCGAGCCGCTTCTTGCATCCGGTGCCGGTGCTTCTTCGGGACGGCTGCTGGGGGCCCAGGCCAATATCTGGACCGAACACCTGGACTCGCCCCGACGGGTACAGTTTGCCGCCTATCCCCGGCTGTGCGCGCTGGCCGAGGTTCTGTGGTCGCCGCAGGACCGCCGCAATTATGCAGGGTTCCTGCAGCGCCTGGCACCGTCCCACCTGGCTCGGCTGGGTGCCATGGGGGTGGAATACCGTCCGCTGGAGGGTCCGCATCCGTGGCAACAGCGTCCCGGCGTGGCAGGGTGGATCCGGGATCATGCCGATGAGCCCGCAGAAATGGGAGGCTGA
- a CDS encoding RidA family protein, with product MSEKTVVLTENAPAPAHVFSQGVRKGGFLQVSGQGPMDPATNKYIAEGDVRAQTRRTLENVKAILEAGGSSVEDVLMFRVYLTTRGDFAAMNEAYGEFIKENVPSGALPGRTTVFVDLPHEVMLVEIDALAITG from the coding sequence ATGAGTGAAAAGACCGTTGTACTGACCGAGAACGCCCCCGCGCCCGCGCACGTTTTCTCCCAGGGAGTTCGGAAGGGGGGCTTCCTGCAGGTGTCCGGACAGGGCCCCATGGACCCGGCCACCAACAAGTACATTGCCGAAGGGGATGTCCGGGCACAGACCCGCCGGACCCTCGAAAACGTCAAGGCAATCCTTGAAGCCGGCGGCTCCTCCGTGGAGGACGTGCTGATGTTCCGTGTCTATCTCACCACCCGCGGGGATTTCGCGGCCATGAACGAAGCCTACGGAGAGTTCATCAAGGAAAACGTACCCAGCGGCGCCCTTCCGGGGCGGACCACCGTTTTCGTTGACCTTCCGCACGAAGTCATGCTCGTGGAAATCGACGCCCTGGCAATCACCGGCTAG